In one Henriciella litoralis genomic region, the following are encoded:
- a CDS encoding glutamate-5-semialdehyde dehydrogenase — protein sequence MTRILSTGETSLDETMREMGRRARSASQRLTQLTAAQRTEGLLAMADALSSAERIILDANARDVKAGREKGLSDAMLDRLMLNADRIHAIANAVRKIAALPDPVGDEIARWTVPSGLDIARIRTPLGVVGIIYESRPNVTADAAALCLRSGNACILRCGSESLQSSLAIAMALRSGLQSVGVVADAIQLVETTDRDAVGHMLAGLDGNLDVLVPRGGKNLVARVQKDARVPVIGHLEGLCHAYVDVDADPEKTVNIVFNAKMRRTGVCGALETLLINKSVARQLLPAIAATLRDAGCELRGDEAAREILPDMTPAQPSDWQTEYLAPILAVRIVDGLDEAMEHIARYGTGHTELIITENKTSAERFLAGVDASIVLHNASTQFADGGEFGMGAEIGIATGRIHARGPVGAEQLTIFKYVVRGNGQIRP from the coding sequence ATGACCCGAATACTGAGCACAGGCGAAACATCGCTGGACGAAACAATGCGTGAAATGGGCAGGCGTGCGCGCTCTGCCTCCCAACGTCTGACGCAGCTGACGGCGGCCCAGCGCACCGAAGGCTTGTTGGCCATGGCCGACGCGCTTTCCAGCGCCGAACGCATCATCCTCGATGCCAATGCGCGCGATGTTAAAGCGGGCCGGGAAAAGGGCTTGAGCGATGCGATGCTGGACCGGCTGATGCTCAACGCCGATCGCATCCACGCGATTGCAAATGCGGTGCGCAAGATTGCCGCCCTGCCTGACCCTGTCGGCGACGAAATTGCCCGCTGGACCGTGCCGTCAGGCCTCGACATTGCCCGCATCCGTACCCCGCTTGGCGTGGTTGGCATCATCTACGAGTCCCGCCCGAACGTGACGGCAGACGCCGCGGCCCTTTGCCTGCGATCAGGCAATGCCTGCATCCTGCGCTGCGGCAGCGAAAGCCTTCAATCCTCGCTCGCCATAGCCATGGCCCTGCGGTCCGGATTGCAGAGCGTCGGCGTGGTCGCAGATGCGATCCAGCTTGTGGAGACAACAGACCGTGACGCCGTCGGCCATATGCTGGCCGGGCTTGATGGCAATCTCGATGTTCTCGTTCCGCGCGGCGGCAAGAACCTTGTCGCGCGTGTGCAGAAAGATGCGCGCGTGCCCGTGATCGGACATCTGGAAGGCCTGTGCCATGCCTATGTCGATGTCGACGCCGATCCGGAAAAGACGGTCAATATTGTCTTTAACGCCAAGATGCGCCGGACCGGCGTCTGCGGCGCACTTGAGACGCTGCTGATCAACAAGTCGGTCGCCCGCCAGCTTTTGCCCGCGATTGCCGCGACGCTGCGCGATGCGGGATGCGAACTGCGCGGCGATGAGGCGGCCCGCGAGATCCTGCCTGACATGACGCCCGCGCAGCCATCTGACTGGCAAACAGAATATCTGGCGCCCATCCTGGCCGTTCGCATCGTCGACGGTCTCGATGAAGCGATGGAGCACATCGCCCGATATGGCACGGGACACACCGAGCTGATCATCACCGAGAACAAGACATCGGCCGAACGGTTTCTGGCCGGGGTCGATGCGAGCATTGTGCTGCACAACGCCTCCACGCAATTTGCCGATGGAGGCGAGTTTGGCATGGGCGCGGAAATCGGGATCGCGACCGGACGTATCCACGCCCGCGGCCCGGTTGGCGCCGAACAGCTGACGATCTTCAAATACGTGGTGCGCGGCAACGGACAGATCCGTCCGTGA
- the nadD gene encoding nicotinate (nicotinamide) nucleotide adenylyltransferase — protein sequence MTSPLLPPVRTLPPANTTQRIGLFGGSFNPPHSGHLHVAKTALKRLDLDWIYWLPARGNPLKGKPADFYDRLHAVRELIGHEPRMFVSDFEHWAGLRYTVDVLEGFTRHASNAKFVWLMGADSLQNFHDWKSWQAIAETLPLCVVSRPDAGPRALRSPFVRRYAQMRLPERDAALLPFTPAPAWVYLKAPFNPASSTKLRTGGQKS from the coding sequence TTGACCTCTCCGCTGCTGCCGCCTGTGCGTACACTCCCACCTGCGAATACCACGCAGCGCATCGGCCTGTTTGGCGGCTCCTTCAATCCGCCCCATTCCGGCCACCTACACGTGGCGAAAACGGCCTTGAAACGGCTCGATCTCGACTGGATTTACTGGCTGCCCGCACGGGGCAATCCGCTGAAGGGAAAACCGGCTGACTTCTATGACCGGCTCCACGCCGTGCGGGAGCTGATCGGCCATGAACCGCGCATGTTTGTCAGCGATTTCGAACACTGGGCGGGCTTGCGGTACACGGTCGACGTTCTGGAGGGGTTCACCCGCCATGCTTCGAACGCGAAGTTTGTCTGGTTGATGGGCGCTGACAGCCTGCAGAATTTCCATGACTGGAAAAGCTGGCAGGCCATCGCTGAAACCCTGCCACTTTGTGTGGTTTCACGCCCGGATGCCGGGCCGCGCGCCCTGCGCTCACCCTTTGTCAGACGCTATGCGCAAATGAGGCTACCGGAGCGCGATGCAGCGCTATTGCCGTTCACGCCCGCCCCGGCCTGGGTCTACCTCAAGGCCCCCTTTAATCCGGCCTCATCGACCAAACTGCGAACAGGCGGCCAAAAAAGCTAG